The sequence tgtaaaatagttaaattttcaaccacagagatgaatttttaaccaagtaaatttggttttttaagagatccataagtttaaagcctTCGGtgatttgagaattttctttgaaaagaaaacgaaaaaaatttcatttacaatttttggctgtaattcctcagaagtttaaatcacagttttcgatttatttattttgatattacTTTGGTAACTGACTTCCAAGTACCCGCGCGGcgggcatatttaaaaaaaataatgttggccAATATTTTTGGTATGCTCGCTTATATTTTGGAAAGTTCATCCCAGGTGAACGAAGtattaaaattgatccttttcagaCGGATCGAAATTTGAACGTTATGATGACAATGCAAGTGGTTCAGAGGACGACGACGGTAAAGAGATCGACGTCAAAGTGGAAGTGAAAACCGAGGAAAAGGAGTTAGCAGAAAATGATGAAATCTTAACCGACAAGGATAATGAGAGTGATGTTGAGGACAGTCCGAAAGTGCGAACCGCCGAAGAGGAGGAGGAAGATCGACTTCTCAACGACGACGATGACGATGTCCTTCTCATGGCTGACTTGGAAGAAGAAGTCAGTCTTGATCGTCTGATGGATGAGATGGAACGGGAGATCAAGGACGACAAAATAGATGTCACCGAGAGAAAACCCATCAGGCGGgagaaaattgagtttaaaaaggTGCGAGAACAAAAGAAGTCAAAGCCCGAGGAAAAGAAGAAGCCCGAGGAAAAGAAAAAGCCGGAGGATAAAAAAAAACCGGAGGAGAAAAAGAAACCCGAGGAAAAGAAGAAACCAGAGGAAAAGAAGAAAGAGGAGCCAGTCGAGAAGGAGAAAAATTGTGAAGTCCCCGCAAAACCAGCTCCCGTTGTTGTGAAATCTGAAAGACCCGTCTCTCCTCGGCCAAATTTCAGGCGGAGATCTTTGTCGCCGAAACCCCGACCCTGGAGAAAAGCGTCGCCACGAAGATCGCCGAGAAGATCGCCCTCGAGAATGTTGAAGAAGCCACTGCGAGAAATGCCCAGGTACAGATCACCACCGCCGAGATACTCGCCTCGTTCACCAAGACTCTCTCCTCGTCCGCGTTCGCCCCGAATGTCGCCCAGAAGGTCGCCAAATCGATCGCCAATGCGACGATCGCCCCTGCCGCTCAGAAAACTCTCACCCCGAGGAAGATCCCCGAGATTGTCGCCGCCACGTCGCTGCTCGCCAAGAATGAGGTCGAGGTCTCGCTCGAGATCGAGATCGCCCCGACTCTTGAGATCTCCTCCCCGAAGATTGCGTTCAAGGTCGCCAAGATACTCACCAAGGTACTCGCCCAGACTGAGGTCCAGGTCGCCACGCTCAAGGAGTCCCCGATCGCCCCGAAGACGAGTGTCACGCTCGAGAAGTCCCCGATCGCGTCTATCGCCGCGGCTCAGATCGCCGAGAATCTCGCCGAGGAGAGTAGTTTCGCCGCGTTATCGTTCGCCCCGAGCATCGCCGCGAAGATCGCCCTGGTCATCGCCGAGGCGATCACCTCGAGCATCGCCAAAGCGAGCCTGGTCTCCGCGATGGTCGCCAAAAGACGGAGCGAGAAAACGTGCCAAGTCGATCACTCCCGAGAAGCGGAGGAGCACTTCGCCGCAGAATCTTTTGACACTGCGGAAGAGCAAGTCGCCGGAAGTGAAGGCCAAGCCGAAGATTGTTGTCAGTGAGAAGCCTCAGGaggcagcagcagcagcagcgaAGGAGCCAGAACCCAATCCAGATCCCATTCTGGAAGCAAGAAGACGCAAGTTTGAATCTCAAACGCCGATTGATCCGATCAATGCGAATAAAAAGATCAAGTTGAGCAATAAGAAGGAGGAGTCGAAGAAGCCGGAAATAGTGAAATTGGAGATTCGGAAGGAAGTGAAGGCGGAGTTGAAAAAGCCGGAAGTTCCTCCGGTGGAGAAGGAGTCGGAGCTGATGAAAGGTAGAAAAGTGGACAGTGGACCGGAATACATTGaagaagatgatgatgatgaggaTGGTGATGACTTGGGTCTAGACGCATCTTATGAGTTTGGTGAGTTGGAGGACGAGATGGGGGAGGAGGAGGAGCAGCAGAAGCAGCCGGAAATTGAGACAATTTCATCAACAGATGTCTCGTTTGAGGAGCAGCCGGTGACTTTGAGCCAGGAGAagcagaagaggaagaagaagaaggatAAGGAGATTTATCAGGTGGGAAGGTTGAAGGGGAGTGAGGTGGTGGCGCCACTTGTTGCCGAGAGAATTGTCAAGGAGAAGAAGTGCAAGAAGAGGAAAGTGGAGAAGAAGACGGTGCTGCTGGTGGAGGGATCGAGTGAGGCTGAAACTTTTGTTGAAGACTCGACGGCTGCGGGTGTTGGTGCGGGTTCTGCTGGACCTGCTGCTGCTGATGAAGAGGGTGATTTGCGAGCTGAACTTAGCCGAAGACGAGCCGAGAGATTGAATAGAACTGTTCCAATGCAATCTGCCAGGCTGTTACAATCAGCATTTAAAGGAGTTGTTAATGAGTGAGTATCCGATTTATTATTAATCCATTTTTCATTGAGTTGAAcgagaaaagttaaagaaaaatttattttttgactgaaaattttacaaatttgtagtggtctggaataggaatttactgtttataatcgcccacaggtcgcatttcttaaccgattaaaattttttttttagaaatgctcagcaattaatttttaagagaattgtggtttgctttttttattcattttttttcacggAGGAACAATACTACCTTGGtcaaaaagttcccggattttgtttttaaaattaaaaatataagtttattctgtaatattgatgtggtccccttcaaagtaattcccatcgactgccacgcacttatgccagaGCTTTATCCAGCTcgcaaaacatttttgatactcaattttcggtatgcccatcagtgcccttttcgatttttgtattatctccgatcggctgctaaaacgcgttccacgtagtggttttttcagtcgaccgaagaaaaaaaagtcacagggaactaaatctggcgaatttgatggctgcggaattgtattatttgagtttttggtgagaaactcacggataataaTGGCATTGTGCAACGGTGCATTGTCattaaatccattgcaaaaatcgaaatttgcaaaaaaacagatgcactcaaaattgcgttacatttacaaatgacaagctagaaagctgaaattcgcaggaaatattgttaaaaagtatgacaacctacagaaacgaaaaaatgtgaatcggacagcagggagcgccacacggtgatgatgccgggaactttttgatcaaggtagtatataaacaaatatagtgacaaaattgaccattttagctttgtgaatttttatctcatgaaaaaatacagatagaaactcacttttagccgaaattattgcacatgcattcatagaacacaattaattgtaataatatttaacttaattattataaaccatttctataaacaaattctttataaacgagtttttctcatagctgaattgatttttctgaacaaaagtgattcacaattgtctttaaagccatttatatactttaagctttatcaaacatcaacaatatagtttttttataacagtttaattaaacaagtctcctaatcggccgtttcctcgtagaaaaaaatgttcttttttcttcaataattattagagtgacatttattgcggtgactaaccaacaaaattaaataaagaataatttacatgattgttataaacaatttttttaacaaaactatgatttattttttttacgacctaattcacaaactcctTGAGTCCTCAAATCTTTTTattgcatccttgaagcctgaatgggaaaaagttgaagttgaacttgatcaagaactcgatgaactaatagaacaattcgaatctaaaaattattcgagttctgaatcttttttatcacaaaaatgattgaagaaaaaataacttttttctacgaccaaccgcagattgtcacgcattttttttaaattgttattaacaattacgcaaattgttatttaatgtcccatatccaattttggaatcactgttagtttattgtcggataatttctgtggaaaaccgtcctttttgcatgtaaaaaaaatcaattatagtttggtttaaaaaattgtttataataatcatataaattattctttatttattatatatttattattatatttattatatattgtttattattatatattgttgcactgtgaaaaaattttaaaaaagcaaaccaaaattctcttaaaaattaattgctgagcatttctaaaagaaaaaaaaaacttgaatcatTTAAGAAATACAACCTGTGGGCGATTTTGAGcaataaattcctattccagaccactgttcAATTCAagctatttttgaataaatagttatattttgatctttttcaattatatcattgaGTTTAGACTGcgtaaatttgaaaatctcttactttgaatattttccattttagatttttaagcgtAGAGTTgaattgcaattgaatttttcgacaaaattaattatatataattttgttaaaaaattggaaaattagattttctatttttatgaaaatgcaaatttttggttaaaatttcttctttgctcgaatattgaactattttgtttaaaagatttagttgaatttttattgtttacaattgtCATTTTGCCgctggaaagtgaactggaatcttgggatgaaaattgcactatattttgaaagtttttatcgtttttgaaaaacattcaacacttttacttttctttaattatgaaatcttatgaaatttcattaaatttaaattttaatcattttaattttaaattaaattttaaaattcagttttaaggacttgaaagaattaaaagttaaaagcgtttgaaatcaaaaattttgaatagaaaagatttttagttaatcaactgtgaatataaataaattaatgattttttaacatcaaactatactttatgaataaaaaaataaataataattgattttaaatggcGATTTGGAattagttcac is a genomic window of Belonocnema kinseyi isolate 2016_QV_RU_SX_M_011 chromosome 8, B_treatae_v1, whole genome shotgun sequence containing:
- the LOC117177905 gene encoding neurofilament heavy polypeptide-like isoform X5, translating into MHFLKLAIRDEDGQFSRIARNCNMDYHKKMVAAPPQKCKNEDDDDDVEALRFAALQSLRTAAKDPLQNRRLHPHQGRSQSYQGSQSSRPYYNKSRPDHFSHRQPRQNGTRNYGQKNYRNPNLIEIVPVVEVPATSASKENIDTQKSQSSSELGPEHIAHSDGSKFERYDDNASGSEDDDGKEIDVKVEVKTEEKELAENDEILTDKDNESDVEDSPKVRTAEEEEEDRLLNDDDDDVLLMADLEEEVSLDRLMDEMEREIKDDKIDVTERKPIRREKIEFKKVREQKKSKPEEKKKPEEKKKPEDKKKPEEKKKPEEKKKPEEKKKEEPVEKEKNCEVPAKPAPVVVKSERPVSPRPNFRRRSLSPKPRPWRKASPRRSPRRSPSRMLKKPLREMPRYRSPPPRYSPRSPRLSPRPRSPRMSPRRSPNRSPMRRSPLPLRKLSPRGRSPRLSPPRRCSPRMRSRSRSRSRSPRLLRSPPRRLRSRSPRYSPRYSPRLRSRSPRSRSPRSPRRRVSRSRSPRSRLSPRLRSPRISPRRVVSPRYRSPRASPRRSPWSSPRRSPRASPKRAWSPRWSPKDGARKRAKSITPEKRRSTSPQNLLTLRKSKSPEVKAKPKIVVSEKPQEAAAAAAKEPEPNPDPILEARRRKFESQTPIDPINANKKIKLSNKKEESKKPEIVKLEIRKEVKAELKKPEVPPVEKESELMKGRKVDSGPEYIEEDDDDEDGDDLGLDASYEFGELEDEMGEEEEQQKQPEIETISSTDVSFEEQPVTLSQEKQKRKKKKDKEIYQVGRLKGSEVVAPLVAERIVKEKKCKKRKVEKKTVLLVEGSSEAETFVEDSTAAGVGAGSAGPAAADEEGDLRAELSRRRAERLNRTVPMQSARLLQSAFKGVVNEVAKNNAKVNQRHVIKGDEKPGQKEVRRVTVLHRTLTDFHDSEEETPALEPKVPVRLRLGINKTIQETRETKVSRKSSKRQGRKD
- the LOC117177905 gene encoding muscle M-line assembly protein unc-89-like isoform X4, with the translated sequence MHFLKLAIRDEDGQFSRIARNCNMDYHKKMVAAPPQKCKNEDDDDDVEALRFAALQSLRTAAKDPLQNRRLHPHQGRSQSYQGSQSSRPYYNKSRPDHFSHRQPRQNGTRNYGQKNYRNPNLIEIVPVVEVPATSASKENIDTQKSQSSSDGSKFERYDDNASGSEDDDGKEIDVKVEVKTEEKELAENDEILTDKDNESDVEDSPKVRTAEEEEEDRLLNDDDDDVLLMADLEEEVSLDRLMDEMEREIKDDKIDVTERKPIRREKIEFKKVREQKKSKPEEKKKPEEKKKPEDKKKPEEKKKPEEKKKPEEKKKEEPVEKEKNCEVPAKPAPVVVKSERPVSPRPNFRRRSLSPKPRPWRKASPRRSPRRSPSRMLKKPLREMPRYRSPPPRYSPRSPRLSPRPRSPRMSPRRSPNRSPMRRSPLPLRKLSPRGRSPRLSPPRRCSPRMRSRSRSRSRSPRLLRSPPRRLRSRSPRYSPRYSPRLRSRSPRSRSPRSPRRRVSRSRSPRSRLSPRLRSPRISPRRVVSPRYRSPRASPRRSPWSSPRRSPRASPKRAWSPRWSPKDGARKRAKSITPEKRRSTSPQNLLTLRKSKSPEVKAKPKIVVSEKPQEAAAAAAKEPEPNPDPILEARRRKFESQTPIDPINANKKIKLSNKKEESKKPEIVKLEIRKEVKAELKKPEVPPVEKESELMKGRKVDSGPEYIEEDDDDEDGDDLGLDASYEFGELEDEMGEEEEQQKQPEIETISSTDVSFEEQPVTLSQEKQKRKKKKDKEIYQVGRLKGSEVVAPLVAERIVKEKKCKKRKVEKKTVLLVEGSSEAETFVEDSTAAGVGAGSAGPAAADEEGDLRAELSRRRAERLNRTVPMQSARLLQSAFKGVVNEVAKNNAKVNQRHVIKGDEKPGQKEVRRVTVLHRTLTDFHDSEEETPALEPKVPVRLRLGINKTIQETRETKVSRKSSKRQGRKVKHKNNLSLDSQNSL
- the LOC117177905 gene encoding neurofilament heavy polypeptide-like isoform X3 is translated as MHFLKLAIRDEDGQFSRIARNCNMDYHKKMVAAPPQKCKNEDDDDDVEALRFAALQSLRTAAKDPLQNRRLHPHQGRSQSYQGSQSSRPYYNKSRPDHFSHRQPRQNGTRNYGQKNYRNPNLIEIVPVVEVPATSASKENIDTQKSQSSSELGPEHIAHSDGSKFERYDDNASGSEDDDGKEIDVKVEVKTEEKELAENDEILTDKDNESDVEDSPKVRTAEEEEEDRLLNDDDDDVLLMADLEEEVSLDRLMDEMEREIKDDKIDVTERKPIRREKIEFKKVREQKKSKPEEKKKPEEKKKPEDKKKPEEKKKPEEKKKPEEKKKEEPVEKEKNCEVPAKPAPVVVKSERPVSPRPNFRRRSLSPKPRPWRKASPRRSPRRSPSRMLKKPLREMPRYRSPPPRYSPRSPRLSPRPRSPRMSPRRSPNRSPMRRSPLPLRKLSPRGRSPRLSPPRRCSPRMRSRSRSRSRSPRLLRSPPRRLRSRSPRYSPRYSPRLRSRSPRSRSPRSPRRRVSRSRSPRSRLSPRLRSPRISPRRVVSPRYRSPRASPRRSPWSSPRRSPRASPKRAWSPRWSPKDGARKRAKSITPEKRRSTSPQNLLTLRKSKSPEVKAKPKIVVSEKPQEAAAAAAKEPEPNPDPILEARRRKFESQTPIDPINANKKIKLSNKKEESKKPEIVKLEIRKEVKAELKKPEVPPVEKESELMKGRKVDSGPEYIEEDDDDEDGDDLGLDASYEFGELEDEMGEEEEQQKQPEIETISSTDVSFEEQPVTLSQEKQKRKKKKDKEIYQVGRLKGSEVVAPLVAERIVKEKKCKKRKVEKKTVLLVEGSSEAETFVEDSTAAGVGAGSAGPAAADEEGDLRAELSRRRAERLNRTVPMQSARLLQSAFKGVVNEVAKNNAKVNQRHVIKGDEKPGQKEVRRVTVLHRTLTDFHDSEEETPALEPKVPVRLRLGINKTIQETRETKVSRKSSKRQGRKRFTIRS
- the LOC117177905 gene encoding neurofilament heavy polypeptide-like isoform X1; amino-acid sequence: MHFLKLAIRDEDGQFSRIARNCNMDYHKKMVAAPPQKCKNEDDDDDVEALRFAALQSLRTAAKDPLQNRRLHPHQGRSQSYQGSQSSRPYYNKSRPDHFSHRQPRQNGTRNYGQKNYRNPNLIEIVPVVEVPATSASKENIDTQKSQSSSELGPEHIAHSDGSKFERYDDNASGSEDDDGKEIDVKVEVKTEEKELAENDEILTDKDNESDVEDSPKVRTAEEEEEDRLLNDDDDDVLLMADLEEEVSLDRLMDEMEREIKDDKIDVTERKPIRREKIEFKKVREQKKSKPEEKKKPEEKKKPEDKKKPEEKKKPEEKKKPEEKKKEEPVEKEKNCEVPAKPAPVVVKSERPVSPRPNFRRRSLSPKPRPWRKASPRRSPRRSPSRMLKKPLREMPRYRSPPPRYSPRSPRLSPRPRSPRMSPRRSPNRSPMRRSPLPLRKLSPRGRSPRLSPPRRCSPRMRSRSRSRSRSPRLLRSPPRRLRSRSPRYSPRYSPRLRSRSPRSRSPRSPRRRVSRSRSPRSRLSPRLRSPRISPRRVVSPRYRSPRASPRRSPWSSPRRSPRASPKRAWSPRWSPKDGARKRAKSITPEKRRSTSPQNLLTLRKSKSPEVKAKPKIVVSEKPQEAAAAAAKEPEPNPDPILEARRRKFESQTPIDPINANKKIKLSNKKEESKKPEIVKLEIRKEVKAELKKPEVPPVEKESELMKGRKVDSGPEYIEEDDDDEDGDDLGLDASYEFGELEDEMGEEEEQQKQPEIETISSTDVSFEEQPVTLSQEKQKRKKKKDKEIYQVGRLKGSEVVAPLVAERIVKEKKCKKRKVEKKTVLLVEGSSEAETFVEDSTAAGVGAGSAGPAAADEEGDLRAELSRRRAERLNRTVPMQSARLLQSAFKGVVNEVAKNNAKVNQRHVIKGDEKPGQKEVRRVTVLHRTLTDFHDSEEETPALEPKVPVRLRLGINKTIQETRETKVSRKSSKRQGRKVKHKNNLSLDSQNSL
- the LOC117177905 gene encoding neurofilament heavy polypeptide-like isoform X6, yielding MHFLKLAIRDEDGQFSRIARNCNMDYHKKMVAAPPQKCKNEDDDDDVEALRFAALQSLRTAAKDPLQNRRLHPHQGRSQSYQGSQSSRPYYNKSRPDHFSHRQPRQNGTRNYGQKNYRNPNLIEIVPVVEVPATSASKENIDTQKSQSSSELGPEHIAHSDGSKFERYDDNASGSEDDDGKEIDVKVEVKTEEKELAENDEILTDKDNESDVEDSPKVRTAEEEEEDRLLNDDDDDVLLMADLEEEVSLDRLMDEMEREIKDDKIDVTERKPIRREKIEFKKVREQKKSKPEEKKKPEEKKKPEDKKKPEEKKKPEEKKKPEEKKKEEPVEKEKNCEVPAKPAPVVVKSERPVSPRPNFRRRSLSPKPRPWRKASPRRSPRRSPSRMLKKPLREMPRYRSPPPRYSPRSPRLSPRPRSPRMSPRRSPNRSPMRRSPLPLRKLSPRGRSPRLSPPRRCSPRMRSRSRSRSRSPRLLRSPPRRLRSRSPRYSPRYSPRLRSRSPRSRSPRSPRRRVSRSRSPRSRLSPRLRSPRISPRRVVSPRYRSPRASPRRSPWSSPRRSPRASPKRAWSPRWSPKDGARKRAKSITPEKRRSTSPQNLLTLRKSKSPEVKAKPKIVVSEKPQEAAAAAAKEPEPNPDPILEARRRKFESQTPIDPINANKKIKLSNKKEESKKPEIVKLEIRKEVKAELKKPEVPPVEKESELMKGRKVDSGPEYIEEDDDDEDGDDLGLDASYEFGELEDEMGEEEEQQKQPEIETISSTDVSFEEQPVTLSQEKQKRKKKKDKEIYQVGRLKGSEVVAPLVAERIVKEKKCKKRKVEKKTVLLVEGSSEAETFVEDSTAAGVGAGSAGPAAADEEGDLRAELSRRRAERLNRTVPMQSARLLQSAFKGVVNEVAKNNAKVNQRHVIKGDEKQETPALEPKVPVRLRLGINKTIQETRETKVSRKSSKRQGRKVKHKNNLSLDSQNSL
- the LOC117177905 gene encoding neurofilament heavy polypeptide-like isoform X2, whose protein sequence is MHFLKLAIRDEDGQFSRIARNCNMDYHKKMVAAPPQKCKNEDDDDDVEALRFAALQSLRTAAKDPLQNRRLHPHQGRSQSYQGSQSSRPYYNKSRPDHFSHRQPRQNGTRNYGQKNYRNPNLIEIVPVVEVPATSASKENIDTQKSQSSSELGPEHIAHSDGSKFERYDDNASGSEDDDGKEIDVKVEVKTEEKELAENDEILTDKDNESDVEDSPKVRTAEEEEEDRLLNDDDDDVLLMADLEEEVSLDRLMDEMEREIKDDKIDVTERKPIRREKIEFKKVREQKKSKPEEKKKPEEKKKPEDKKKPEEKKKPEEKKKPEEKKKEEPVEKEKNCEVPAKPAPVVVKSERPVSPRPNFRRRSLSPKPRPWRKASPRRSPRRSPSRMLKKPLREMPRYRSPPPRYSPRSPRLSPRPRSPRMSPRRSPNRSPMRRSPLPLRKLSPRGRSPRLSPPRRCSPRMRSRSRSRSRSPRLLRSPPRRLRSRSPRYSPRYSPRLRSRSPRSRSPRSPRRRVSRSRSPRSRLSPRLRSPRISPRRVVSPRYRSPRASPRRSPWSSPRRSPRASPKRAWSPRWSPKDGARKRAKSITPEKRRSTSPQNLLTLRKSKSPEVKAKPKIVVSEKPQEAAAAAAKEPEPNPDPILEARRRKFESQTPIDPINANKKIKLSNKKEESKKPEIVKLEIRKEVKAELKKPEVPPVEKESELMKGRKVDSGPEYIEEDDDDEDGDDLGLDASYEFGELEDEMGEEEEQQKQPEIETISSTDVSFEEQPVTLSQEKQKRKKKKDKEIYQVGRLKGSEVVAPLVAERIVKEKKCKKRKVEKKTVLLVEGSSEAETFVEDSTAAGVGAGSAGPAAADEEGDLRAELSRRRAERLNRTVPMQSARLLQSAFKGVVNEVAKNNAKVNQRHVIKGDEKRQKEVRRVTVLHRTLTDFHDSEEETPALEPKVPVRLRLGINKTIQETRETKVSRKSSKRQGRKVKHKNNLSLDSQNSL